A single window of Plasmodium malariae genome assembly, chromosome: 8 DNA harbors:
- the PmUG01_08047200 gene encoding dual specificity protein phosphatase, putative, whose translation MIVKVFDKIYISNVYNANEIYQLIKLNIGGVLTCFGCKSIEWCHHNADEKHKVFYKDKFINCKSELLRNINDNFVGDEHSNDIPANSRNDGNAVTLKCNDDCNDGDEKNTDHTTPSHLRDDSQELVSSTSAHYDYIVYPYEILNSKLDNSTINDYVKAMLHLSDDTEIDYVVNAEESEIDYGPTKRQRDLDNEKGSTQVKGEEVKALVEEKDDLYLCKDEKVEECPNDNNQNEKNEKLCRIMKSKDVLKEQIAKEDLPSEPVSYKDNSKEDAGREAATGSTSNAAINGATEGMIQNVCELNKSLREKEKTVSINNIYKMKHMYINILDTFDENILDHIENAHAFIDDIISENKNILVHCMAGISRCSSIILSYVSKKNKKGINKNLSILKSKYPFAHPNENFYRQLLLYEKMNYTLDGSTEFHNAYKKIKFDRKFLEDLKLFNLKNEKEPTYKFRCKFCRYALFSDNDIIEHDLDKCKIKKNYGNCCTSIFIEKKEWLLTEGTLKGVLYCPNANCNIKLGKWSWNGICCSCGYLQIPAFMVNTSNVDRMRINTI comes from the exons ATGATTGTTAAGGTATTTGATAAGATATACATCAGCAATGTATACAACGcaaatgaaatatatcaactaataaaattaaacatCGGTGGTGTTCTTACCTGCTTTGGGTGTAAGAGCATTGAATGGTGCCATCATAATGCCGATGAAAAACATAAAGTATTTTACAAAgacaaatttataaattgcAAAAGCGAATtgttaagaaatataaatgataattttgtAGGAGATGAACATTCAAATGACATTCCTGCAAATAGTAGAAATGATGGAAATGCTGTAACATTAAAATGTAATGATGATTGTAATGATGGCGATGAGAAGAATACGGATCATACAACTCCATCTCATTTAAGGGATGATTCACAAGAGTTAGTTTCCAGTACCTCGGCTCACTACGACTACATAGTATATCCATACGAAATTTTAAATAGCAAACTTGATAATAGTACGATCAATGATTATGTAAAGGCAATGCTTCACCTAAGTGATGATACTGAAATTGATTATGTTGTTAATGCAGAGGAAAGCGAAATTGACTACGGACCCACAAAAAGGCAAAGAGACTTAGATAACGAAAAAGGAAGTACTCAAGTAAAGGGAGAAGAAGTGAAGGCATTGGTAGAAGAGAAAGACGACTTATACTTGTGTAAGGACGAAAAAGTGGAAGAATGTCCTAATGACAATAATCAGAACGAGAAGAATGAAAAGTTATGTAGAATTATGAAAAGTAAAGACGTTTTGAAAGAACAGATAGCTAAAGAAGATTTACCTTCAGAGCCGGTTAGTTACAAAGACAACTCAAAGGAAGACGCAGGCAGAGAAGCAGCAACAGGTTCAACATCAAACGCAGCCATAAACGGAGCCACAGAAGGAATGATACAAAATGTGTGTGAACTAAATAAATCATTAagggaaaaggaaaaaacagtttccattaataatatatacaaaatgaaacatatgtatataaacatactaGACACGTTTGATGAAAATATACTAGACCATATAGAAAACGCACATGCATTTATCGATGATATAATTTcagagaataaaaatatacttgtTCATTGTATGGCTGGAATATCTCGTTGTTCTTccattattttatcatatgtttctaaaaaaaataaaaaaggaatcaACAAAAACTTGTCTATCCTCAAGAGTAAATACCCCTTTGCTCATCCGAATGAAAACTTTTACCGACAACTCCTTCTTTATGAAAAGATGAATTACACACTAGAT GGAAGTACAGAGTTCCACaatgcatataaaaaaataaaatttgataGAAAATTTCTTGAAGATTTAAAGCTGTTCAAtttaaaaaacgaaaaagagCCCACATACAAGTTTCGGTGCAA GTTTTGCAGATATGCTCTCTTCAGTGATAACGACATCATTGAACATGATCTAGACAAGtgcaaaataaagaaaaac TATGGCAATTGCTGCACAAGCATTTTTATAGAGAAGAAGGAATGGCTGTTAACGGAGGGCACCTTAAAGGGAGTGCTTTATTGTCCTAATGCTAAT tGTAACATAAAACTAGGCAAGTGGTCATGGAACGGCATATGTTGTTCATGTGGTTATCTGCAAATTCCCGCTTTTATG GTAAACACATCAAACGTTGATCGCATGCGCATTAATACTATTTGA
- the SF3B1 gene encoding splicing factor 3B subunit 1, putative, with protein MGSKRNELDRKDVYRNLNYSNEKLNGGDIKYVKEIDPILNDDYGDSFSNYRSNNKDVNISKLKNEIIQNELLNNDDINDVSLGLVKDKSIKKRENEFQKKKYDYILSPGRADPFSDKSPSPEERTYVDVMQEIHNEGKRNKIIHGKKGSASGTTTNETRKKKLRWGYTEGEHTINKTNGDGVDTSMYYTGIATIASGDAGSNDTGSVTTGTAATGTAATGPTSSDPVTARQKGEGSGLRKESTKSKWDYVEEENSINFGSMPTPAPSKWVDTPFILNDGNIKKKKISRWDKIGEGSAADNTGASDMKTPKIAILDANNINKNRNNISNNNNSSNNNNVLGSTPYIITNNNGTIINTPYMGNHTNMFTPMATGLSSSLQGDSLIKMKIKNEMDVRNRPLTDEDLNELLPSEGYEIVKPPEEYETLRKNKLKAMFKSMAGTPLLLSNNSAAGRSGIISTNQMLSVNNVTVSSSGATDTFPGKNAGLQNDSMSAIGGIVNNLVSTPYESKEKEMVQTPYMNNNMQSTLINTPFYDIPTVNNNQQEEETHYSNIMQNKYFEINNPQVLSELKYIQLKDEDYIYFNKLFQNVNEEELSQDELKERKFMLLLLKIKNGTPSIRRTALRAITEKVKELGPETLFNLILPLMMQNTLEDQERHLLVKVIDRILFKLDDLVRPYVHKILVVIEPLLIDEDYYARVEGREIISNLAKAAGLATMIGIMRPDIDHPDEYVRNTTARAFAVVASALGIPSLILFLKAVCQSKKNWEARHTGIKIVQQIAILMGCAVLPHLKQLVNIIAHGLHDEQQKVRTITALALAALAEAAAPYGIEAFDSVLRPLWKGITEYRGKLLAAFLKAIGLIIPLMDSYHANYYTREVMIILINEFNSPDEEMKKIVLKCVKQCIQTEGIEKDYINQEVVDPFFEKFWVMRNSNDKRNFNLIVETTVEIANKIGGALVISRIVDDLKDPSEQYRKMVMQTIQSIINNLGVDDIDQKLEEQLIDGILYAFQEQASDDYYVLLNSFDVIVNKLKLRMKPYLPQIAGIIRWRLNTPLPKIRQQSADLISRIAKLIKICGEQQMLGHLALYLYEYLGEEYPEVLGNIIRALKCIVVVLGVQNMTPPIKDLLPRITPILKNRHEKVQENVIDLIGIIADKGGDLVSPKEWDRICFDLIELLKSNKKLIRRATIQTFGYIARTIGPFEVLTVLLNNLRVQERQLRVCTTVAIAIVADTCLPYSVLAALMNEYRTQDLNVQNGVLKALSFMFEYIGEIAKDYVYSVVSLLEHALMDRDLVHRQIATWACKHLALGCFGFNREDALIHLLNYVWPNIFETSPHLIQAVIDSIDGFRVALGPAIIFQYLVQGIFHPSRKVREIYWKIYNNVYIGHQDSLVPIYPPFEKLNDSNFTRDELHYTL; from the coding sequence ATGGGATCGAAGAGAAATGAACTGGACAGGAAGGACGTGTATAGAAATTTAAACTACAGCAACGAGAAACTAAATGGAGGtgatattaaatatgtaaaggAAATAGACCCAATACTGAATGACGATTATGGAGATAGCTTTTCGAACTATAGGAGTAATAATAAGGATGTAAATATAAGCAAGttaaaaaacgaaataatacaaaatgagttattaaataatgatgatataaATGATGTAAGCTTAGGTTTAGTAAAAGATAAatccataaaaaaaagagaaaatgaatttcaaaaaaaaaaatatgattatatattatcaccAGGAAGAGCAGATCCTTTTTCGGACAAAAGCCCTTCCCCTGAGGAAAGGACTTATGTAGATGTAATGCAAGAAATACATAATGAGGGGAAAAGGAACAAAATTATTCATGGTAAAAAAGGTAGTGCAAGTGGTACTACAACTAACGAAacgaggaaaaaaaaattaaggtgGGGATATACAGAAGGAGAGCATACCATCAATAAGACAAATGGCGATGGAGTGGATACATCCATGTATTATACTGGAATAGCTACTATTGCCAGTGGTGATGCTGGGAGCAATGATACTGGCTCCGTTACTACTGGTACCGCTGCTACTGGTACCGCTGCTACTGGCCCCACTTCTTCTGACCCCGTTACTGCAAGGCAAAAGGGGGAAGGCAGTGGCTTGAGGAAAGAAAGTACGAAGAGCAAATGGGATTATGTAGAAGAGGaaaatagtataaatttCGGGAGCATGCCAACCCCAGCACCCAGCAAGTGGGTAGACACaccatttatattaaatgatggtaatataaaaaaaaaaaaaatttcgagATGGGATAAAATAGGCGAAGGCAGTGCAGCAGATAATACAGGCGCCAGTGATATGAAGACACCAAAGATAGCTATCCTAGATGccaataatattaataagaacagaaataatattagtaataataacaatagtagtaataataataatgtgttGGGTAGTACGCCATACATAATTACGAATAATAATGGTACAATCATTAATACACCTTATATGGGTAATCATACGAACATGTTTACTCCTATGGCTACGGGTTTGTCGTCTTCATTACAGGGTGACTCACTTATtaagatgaaaataaaaaatgaaatggaTGTTCGAAATAGACCTTTAACAGATGAAGATTTAAATGAATTGCTACCTTCTGAGGGATACGAAATTGTGAAGCCTCCAGAGGAGTATGAAACTTTacggaaaaataaattaaaggcCATGTTTAAAAGTATGGCGGGAACACCTCTACTCTTAAGTAATAACAGCGCTGCAGGAAGGAGCGGCATTATTAGCACGAACCAAATGCTCAGTGTGAACAACGTTACTGTTAGTAGCAGTGGTGCTACTGATACCTTCCCTGGTAAGAACGCAGGATTGCAAAATGACAGCATGAGTGCGATTGGCGGTATTGTAAACAACTTGGTGAGTACACCTTACGAGAGCAAAGAAAAGGAGATGGTACAAACCCCATATATGAATAACAATATGCAAAGTACTCTTATTAACACGCCCTTCTATGATATACCTACTGTTAATAATAACCAACAAGAGGAAGAAACAcattatagtaatattatgcaaaataaatatttcgaGATTAATAATCCACAGGTTTTAAGtgagttaaaatatatacaactaAAGGATGaagattatatttattttaataaattatttcaaaatgtGAATGAAGAAGAGCTTTCACAAGACGAgttaaaagaaagaaagttcatgttattattattaaaaataaagaatggTACTCCATCAATACGTAGAACAGCATTAAGAGCTATTACAGAAAAGGTAAAGGAGTTAGGACCAGaaacattatttaatttaatattaccaTTAATGATGCAAAATACGTTAGAAGATCAAGAGAGGCATTTATTAGTAAAGGTAATTGATcgaattttatttaaactaGACGATTTAGTAAGaccatatgtacataaaatattggTTGTTATTGAACCTTTATTAATAGATGAAGATTATTATGCAAGAGTAGAAGGTAGAGAGATTATTAGTAATTTAGCCAAAGCAGCAGGGTTAGCTACAATGATAGGTATAATGAGACCAGATATTGATCATCCAGATGAATATGTTCGTAATACAACAGCAAGAGCTTTTGCTGTTGTTGCTTCAGCACTTGGAATACCATCTTTGATATTATTTCTAAAGGCTGTTTGTCAATCTAAGAAGAACTGGGAAGCAAGACATACAGGAATTAAAATAGTTCAACAGATAGCTATTTTGATGGGTTGTGCTGTACTTCCTCATTTGAAACAATTGGTTAATATAATAGCACACGGTTTACATGATGAACAGCAAAAGGTACGAACAATCACTGCATTGGCATTAGCAGCATTAGCTGAGGCTGCAGCTCCATATGGTATAGAAGCATTTGATTCTGTACTTAGACCACTATGGAAAGGGATAACAGAATATAGAGGTAAATTACTTGCTGCCTTTTTAAAAGCTATAGGATTGATCATACCGTTAATGGATTCATATCATGCAAATTATTACACAAGAGAAGTaatgattatattaattaatgagTTCAATTCACCCGatgaagaaatgaaaaaaattgtcTTAAAATGTGTTAAGCAATGTATACAGACAGAAGGAATTGAAAAGGATTATATTAATCAAGAAGTTGTTGAccctttttttgaaaaattttggGTAATGAGAAATAGTAatgataaaagaaattttaactTGATTGTAGAAACAACCGTCGAAATTGCTAACAAAATTGGAGGTGCTCTTGTTATATCAAGAATTGTTGATGACTTAAAAGATCCATCTGAACAGTACAGGAAAATGGTAATGCAAACTATTCAGagcattattaataatttaggTGTAGATGATATAGATCAGAAATTAGAGGAGCAATTAATAGATGGAATTTTATATGCATTTCAAGAACAAGCATCAGAtgattattatgttttattaaattcatTTGATGTGATAGTAAACAAATTAAAGTTAAGAATGAAACCGTACTTACCACAAATAGCTGGTATAATCAGGTGGCGATTAAATACACCATTACCTAAAATAAGACAACAGAGTGCTGATCTCATATCAAGAATtgcaaaattaataaaaatatgtggtGAGCAACAAATGTTAGGTCATCTAGCTTTATATCTGTATGAATATTTAGGAGAAGAATATCCTGAGGTACTGGGTAATATTATTAGAGCTCTTAAATGTATAGTTGTAGTTTTAGGTGTTCAGAATATGACGCCACCTATAAAAGATTTACTACCTAGAATAACaccaattttaaaaaataggcATGAAAAAGTACAAGAAAATGTTATTGACTTGATTGGTATTATAGCAGATAAGGGAGGTGATTTAGTATCTCCAAAAGAATGGGATCGAATATGCTTTGACCTAATAGAATTGTTAAAAtcgaataaaaaattaattagaaGAGCAACTATTCAAACTTTTGGTTATATTGCTAGAACTATAGGACCATTTGAAGTTTTAAcagttttattaaataatttaagagTTCAAGAAAGACAACTAAGAGTATGTACTACAGTTGCAATAGCAATTGTAGCTGATACTTGTTTACCTTATTCTGTCTTAGCTGCATTAATGAATGAATATAGAACTCAAGATCTTAATGTACAGAATGGAGTATTAAAAGCTTTATCCTTTATGTTTGAATATATAGGTGAAATAGCAAAGGATTATGTATACTCAGTAGTTTCATTATTAGAACATGCATTAATGGATAGAGATCTAGTTCACAGACAAATAGCTACATGGGCATGTAAACATTTAGCACTAGGTTGCTTTGGGTTTAATCGTGAAGATGCTTTAATACATTTACTAAATTATGTATGGCCTAACATATTTGAAACATCCCCACATCTAATTCAAGCTGTCATAGATTCTATTGATGGATTCAGAGTAGCTTTAGGACCTGCTATCATTTTTCAATACCTAGTTCAAGGCATTTTTCACCCATCTCGTAAGGTTAGAGAAATTTattggaaaatatataataatgtttatataGGACACCAGGATAGTCTTGTTCCCATCTACCCGCCATTTGAAAAGTTAAATGACAGCAATTTCACGCGCGATGAATTGCACTACACGTTGTAG